In Halobacteroides halobius DSM 5150, the genomic window AGCAATTAAAGTTAGAGATACAAATAATCAACAAGTAGCAGCTAATATTAAAGTTTTACATGCTGGAGAGAAAGTAGCTAGTAAACAGGGGTCAGAAGTTAAATTTGAATTACTAAAAAATAAGAATTATAAGTTAGAAGTAGATAAAGAAGGTTACTTAGCTAAAACAGTTAATCTTCCGTTAGAAGAAGATAGTAACCTAACTGTTAAATTGATTAAGGTTGCTAATCTAGTTGGCAATGGGGACTTTACTACTCCCATTTCCAATGCGAATCCAAAAGCAAATGGCGAATTAGATAGTGGAGACAGTTGGGTTTATCATCAAAATAGTAATGGGCAAGGTTCAGTAACAATTGAAGGTGGAGAAGCTAAAGTTAAGGTCAATAATCCCGGAAATAATCCATGGTCGGTTCAATTATTACAAGGGCCAATTACTTTAGAAAAATCTGCTTACTATAAGATTAGTTTTGAGGCTCACGCAGATCAAAAAGCAAAATTACATCTTAAACTAGGAGCTAATGGAAATAGAGGTTGGGTAGGATATGAAGAACGAGATGTCAATCTAACCACTACTCCGCAAACTTATCAATTCAAATTTGTAATGGAAGAAGAAACAGACCAACAGGCTCGATTTGAACTGTGGTTTCTAAATCAAACAGATTATACTATAGATAATATTAAATTAATTAAAATAAAATCGGGAACAGCAACAGAACAAAAGGATGAAGTTAAGATAGAAAGTGGAGAAATTATTACTAATGGAAGCTTTGCTAATAAAACTGTAGGTTGGGGAAGTGATGGGAATATTGAACTTACCAATCAAGCTGGTAAGCTTAAAGCTAAGATAGAGTCAATTGGTGATAATTCTTATACTCCTCAAGTTAATCAAAAAGGGATAAAAATGGTTAAAGATGTAACTTATACAGTTAGTTTTACTGCTAGAGCTAACAAGGCTAGAAAGATGAATGTAGCTATTGGAAAGCCTCTTAACCAAGCTCCATGGTATATAGATTATATTGGCGAAGTTAAGACTTTTGATTTAACCACAGAGATGAAGAATTATAAATTTAGATTTACAATGAAGGAAGAAAGTTATGATGATGCTAAACTGACTTTTGAATTAGGACAAATCACTGATGGAAGTGCAGCTACAACTGTTTATCTTGATAATGTAAGAATTACTCCTGATTTAGGTTTTTATACTGATTCTAGTCTAACTATTGATAAGCGAGTAAGTAGAATTATTAGTTTAATGACTCTTGATGAAAAGATAGGTCAAATGACTCAAGGTGAGAGAAGACATGTTAGTCCCAAACAGGTTAGAAAGTACCACTTGGGTTCAATTTTAAGTGGTGGAGGTTCAACTCCTGGTAATAATACTCCACAAGATTGGATTGATATGTATAATAACTTTCAGGAAGAAGCTCTTAGTGGTAGATTAGAGTTACCATTGATTTATGGAGTAGATGCGGTACATGGCCACAATAATTTAAAAGGAGCTACTATTTTTCCTCATAATATAGGATTAGGTGCGATGGGGAAAGGATTAATGGAAGTAAATAAATCCAAACAAGCGCAAAAGTGGATAGAGAAAATTGCTCGTATTAGTGCTCAAGAGACTGCTGCAACAGGAATGGATTGGGATTTTGCTCCAGCTGTTTCAGTAGTTAGAGATGAGCGCTGGGGTAGAAGTTATGAAAGTTTTGGCGAAACAGCCGAACTACAGAAGTTATTAGCAGGACCTTATGTCAAAGGACTGCAGGGTACAAAAGATATACTTAGCAAAGAGAGAGGACATGTAGTTGCTACAGCTAAGCACTTTATTGGAGATGGTGCTACTAAATGGGAAACAGGAGATGCAGGTTATCAAATCGATCGCGGTAATGTTAACATTGATTTAAATAAACTTAAAAAATTGCATGGGCAAGGTTATCTGGAAGCAATTGATGAGAATGTAGGAACAATTATGA contains:
- a CDS encoding glycoside hydrolase family 3 N-terminal domain-containing protein, which codes for MKKLWIISFLLLSVLVLGGCKAPVDQSQITNLAIKVRDTNNQQVAANIKVLHAGEKVASKQGSEVKFELLKNKNYKLEVDKEGYLAKTVNLPLEEDSNLTVKLIKVANLVGNGDFTTPISNANPKANGELDSGDSWVYHQNSNGQGSVTIEGGEAKVKVNNPGNNPWSVQLLQGPITLEKSAYYKISFEAHADQKAKLHLKLGANGNRGWVGYEERDVNLTTTPQTYQFKFVMEEETDQQARFELWFLNQTDYTIDNIKLIKIKSGTATEQKDEVKIESGEIITNGSFANKTVGWGSDGNIELTNQAGKLKAKIESIGDNSYTPQVNQKGIKMVKDVTYTVSFTARANKARKMNVAIGKPLNQAPWYIDYIGEVKTFDLTTEMKNYKFRFTMKEESYDDAKLTFELGQITDGSAATTVYLDNVRITPDLGFYTDSSLTIDKRVSRIISLMTLDEKIGQMTQGERRHVSPKQVRKYHLGSILSGGGSTPGNNTPQDWIDMYNNFQEEALSGRLELPLIYGVDAVHGHNNLKGATIFPHNIGLGAMGKGLMEVNKSKQAQKWIEKIARISAQETAATGMDWDFAPAVSVVRDERWGRSYESFGETAELQKLLAGPYVKGLQGTKDILSKERGHVVATAKHFIGDGATKWETGDAGYQIDRGNVNIDLNKLKKLHGQGYLEAIDENVGTIMISYNSYQGTKMHAHQELIQNYLKAPQKEGGLGFDGFVISDWAAIHEIDAPTHYAKVVKSVNAGIDMFMEPSDWHKFMIDLKTAVKNGDVKESRINDAVKRILKIKFKAGLFKKALTDNDSIDTIGSQEHRAVAREAVRKSLVLLKNQNQILPLSKDNKFYITGSNADNLGHQCGGWTIKWQGFSGNQATTGTTIKEGIANLLQGQKGQIVNDLNQADVAIAVVGEKAYAEGKGDDADLELSVSDKRELQRIEESGKPMVVILVSGRPMIVSPRIENWDVFVAAWLPGTAGGGVADVIFGDYNFTGKLPVSWPRSVEQLPLNVGDKNYNPLFNYGYGLKMNLEN